A genomic region of Haliotis asinina isolate JCU_RB_2024 chromosome 1, JCU_Hal_asi_v2, whole genome shotgun sequence contains the following coding sequences:
- the LOC137258392 gene encoding fibrinogen-like protein A: protein MVFRLCLCVVLVVACGYANISGDYCQVLDNYDTFKTSMDNVLASRDETCGNTDMRSDCKSILDEFPEADDGVYRIKPTDGKRSFLAYCDMTGGGWLVFQRRLDGSEDFYRTWFEYMDGFGNLTRDFWLGNEKIHRVTKQKTYELRIDLVNKSGSHFYAEYNSFHLGGMSEFYTLFIGNYSGTAGDKMLHHNNTRFSAKNLDLDTASNNNCAVQYKGAWWFKSCYNSHLNGLYNKDGLVCQDLSLPP from the exons ATGGTGTTCCGACTATGTCTGTGTGTAGTGTTGGTGGTTGCTTGTGGATATGCCAACATATCCGGCGACTACTGTCAGGTTCTGGACAACTACGACACTTTCAAGACATCCATGGATAACGTCCTGGCTTCCAGGGATGAAACCTGTGGAAACACGGACATGCGCAGTG actgtaagagCATATTGGACGAGTTTCCCGAAGCTGATGACGGAGTTTATCGAATCAAACCGACAGATGGGAAGAGGTCATTTCTGGCCTACTGTGACATGACTGGCGGAGGATGGCTG GTATTTCAAAGGCGATTGGACGGATCAGAAGATTTCTATCGAACCTGGTTTGAATACATGGACGGATTTGGAAACCTCACCCGAGATTTCTGGCTTG GAAATGAGAAGATACACAGAGTGACAAAGCAGAAAACCTATGAACTGAGAATCGACCTGGTGAACAAATCAGGAAGTCACTTCTATGCTGAGTACAACAGTTTCCACCTGGGCGGCATGTCAGAGTTCTACACTCTGTTCATCGGGAACTACTCAGGAACAGCTG gagACAAGATGCTGCATCACAACAACACCAGATTCAGTGCAAAGAATCTGGATCTGGATACAGCCTCGAATAACAACTGTGCTGTGCAATATAAAGGGGCGTGGTGGTTCAAATCGTGCTACAACTCACACCTGAATGGTCTGTACAATAAGGATGGATTGGTTTGTCAGGACTTAAGTCTTCCTCCATGA